In a single window of the Campylobacter hyointestinalis subsp. lawsonii genome:
- the fdh3B gene encoding formate dehydrogenase FDH3 subunit beta, with protein MARMKFYVDKNRCISCFACQVACSSAHEVPVGINRRKVITLNDGVEGKEVSSTIACQHCTDAPCAQVCPVQCFYIREDGIVLHDKNKCIGCGYCLYACPFGAPQFPRDGAFGIKGEMDKCTMCAGGPEETNSEAERHLYGQNRIAEGKVPMCAAVCSTNALLVGDATEVSNIYRKRVLIKNANI; from the coding sequence ATGGCAAGAATGAAATTTTATGTAGATAAAAACAGATGTATAAGCTGTTTTGCGTGTCAAGTTGCTTGTAGTTCAGCTCATGAAGTTCCAGTCGGAATAAACCGCCGCAAAGTCATCACTTTAAATGATGGCGTTGAAGGCAAAGAAGTATCTAGCACTATTGCGTGTCAGCACTGCACTGATGCACCTTGTGCTCAAGTATGTCCCGTGCAATGCTTTTACATAAGAGAAGACGGCATAGTTTTACACGACAAAAATAAGTGTATAGGTTGTGGATACTGCCTGTACGCTTGCCCTTTTGGTGCTCCTCAGTTTCCAAGAGATGGAGCGTTTGGCATCAAAGGCGAGATGGATAAATGCACTATGTGTGCAGGTGGTCCAGAGGAGACAAACAGCGAAGCTGAGCGTCATCTTTATGGTCAAAACCGAATTGCTGAAGGTAAGGTGCCTATGTGTGCTGCAGTTTGTTCTACAAATGCTCTTTTAGTCGGTGATGCGACTGAAGTTTCAAATATTTATCGCAAAAGAGTGCTTATCAAAAACGCAAACATCTAA
- a CDS encoding cytochrome-c peroxidase produces the protein MKGSVLFLSSVLVASSMFAISDADLLKEAKNAGLVALPSDQKQVDAMLKEIGVKPNKFSEAKAELGKKLYFEPRLSKSGIISCNTCHNLGLGGTDGIAAAVGHKWTANPHHLNSPTVYNSVLNTTQFWDGRAMTLVDQAKGPIEAEPEMATPAALAVERISSLPEYVAEFKKIYKDGVTFDNIADSIASFERTLLTPSRFDKFIKGDKKALTKDEKAGLKLFLDKGCVSCHTGVNLGGSMQAFEVAGKYQFANIGDFKGDANGMVKTPTLRNVTETAPYFHNGAIWSLEEAVKTMGSVQLGIEISDAEAKSIATFLNSLTGEMPKVTYPMFPRSTDKTPKPEL, from the coding sequence ATGAAAGGTTCAGTTTTATTTTTAAGTTCTGTTCTAGTTGCAAGCTCGATGTTTGCTATAAGCGATGCTGATTTATTAAAAGAGGCAAAAAATGCAGGTCTAGTTGCACTACCAAGCGATCAAAAACAAGTTGATGCTATGCTTAAAGAGATAGGTGTAAAACCAAATAAATTTAGTGAAGCTAAAGCTGAGCTTGGTAAAAAGCTATATTTTGAACCAAGACTATCAAAAAGCGGAATCATAAGCTGTAATACATGCCACAATCTAGGTCTAGGCGGAACCGATGGTATCGCAGCTGCTGTAGGCCACAAATGGACTGCAAACCCACATCATTTAAATTCTCCAACAGTTTATAACTCAGTTTTAAACACAACACAATTTTGGGATGGTCGTGCTATGACTTTAGTAGATCAAGCAAAAGGACCAATCGAAGCTGAGCCTGAGATGGCTACTCCAGCAGCACTTGCAGTAGAGAGAATAAGCTCACTCCCTGAGTATGTAGCTGAATTTAAAAAAATATATAAAGATGGTGTTACATTTGACAATATCGCTGATTCTATAGCAAGTTTTGAAAGAACACTTCTTACTCCTTCAAGATTTGATAAATTCATAAAAGGCGACAAAAAAGCTTTAACAAAAGATGAAAAAGCAGGTCTTAAATTATTCCTTGATAAAGGTTGTGTAAGCTGCCATACAGGTGTAAATTTGGGCGGTTCTATGCAGGCATTTGAGGTAGCAGGTAAGTATCAATTTGCAAATATAGGCGATTTTAAAGGCGATGCAAATGGCATGGTTAAAACTCCAACTTTAAGAAATGTCACTGAAACTGCCCCATATTTCCACAATGGTGCTATATGGTCACTTGAAGAAGCTGTTAAAACTATGGGTAGTGTTCAATTAGGCATCGAAATAAGCGATGCAGAAGCAAAAAGCATAGCAACATTCTTAAATTCACTAACAGGTGAAATGCCAAAAGTCACTTACCCAATGTTCCCAAGAAGCACTGATAAAACTCCAAAACCAGAGCTATAA
- the rplU gene encoding 50S ribosomal protein L21, with protein sequence MYAIIKHGSKQYKVSEGDFLNLDHFEAKAKSSVEINEVLVVNDGSLKVGAPFVSGAKVVLEVVCEGKDKKVVIYKKRRRKDSKLKRGFRRQYTRVKVTSIKA encoded by the coding sequence ATGTATGCGATTATCAAACATGGTTCAAAACAATATAAAGTTAGTGAAGGCGACTTTCTAAATTTAGATCATTTTGAAGCCAAAGCAAAGTCAAGTGTCGAGATTAACGAAGTTTTAGTAGTTAATGATGGCAGTTTAAAGGTAGGTGCGCCGTTTGTGAGTGGTGCAAAAGTTGTTTTAGAAGTAGTATGCGAAGGTAAAGACAAAAAAGTCGTTATTTACAAAAAACGCAGAAGAAAAGACTCAAAATTAAAACGCGGTTTTAGAAGACAATACACTCGCGTAAAAGTTACAAGCATAAAAGCCTAA
- the rpmA gene encoding 50S ribosomal protein L27 yields the protein MAHKKGQGSTQNNRDSIGRRLGIKKFGGEFVRAGNIIIRQRGTATHPGNNVGIGKDHTIFALIDGFVKFERKDKDRKKVSVYPAA from the coding sequence ATGGCACACAAAAAAGGTCAAGGTTCAACCCAAAATAACCGTGATAGTATTGGTCGCCGTTTAGGTATTAAAAAATTTGGCGGTGAGTTTGTAAGAGCTGGAAATATCATAATCCGCCAAAGAGGAACAGCAACTCACCCAGGCAATAATGTAGGTATTGGAAAAGATCATACTATATTTGCACTTATTGATGGTTTTGTCAAATTTGAAAGAAAAGACAAAGACAGAAAAAAAGTTTCTGTTTATCCTGCAGCGTAA